TATGGAGATGTTTAAGCGAATGATGGGGCGTGATGGACTTCGTTTTGCGGATGAAGGAGAAGCAACCCTAGCTCTCTTTGCCATCGCAGAAGAGCAACAATGGACCTGGTATGAAACCTATCTCCTAGCAAAAGAAACGGCTGTAGACCGGATTGTCTCTCCAAAGAGAATGAAGCAAAAGTTGGCTCAGGCCAACCAAGAGCAACCCCGCATGTCCTATAGCCGTCAGGAAGAAACCATTCTGAGAGAAGCTAAGGCAAAATCCAGCCTACAATTTCTAGCGGAGATTAAGAAGGCACGCAATGCGACCATTACGCAGAGCGAACGCAAGACTTTATCCAAGTTAGCTGATCTAGGCTTACTAGATGAGGTGATCAATATTATCTTATTGTTGACCTTTAACAAGACCCAGTCTGCTAATCTCAATGAAAAGTATGCTTTGAAGGTAGGAAATGATTTTTCTTATCAAGGGGTCAACAGTGCAGAACTAGCGATTTTAAAAGTTCGAGAACGCCAGGAACAAGCTAAGTCTCAAGGAAACAAGGGGACGAGTCCTGCATCAGCCAAGAGCAAGCACAGTAATGTTCCCAAGTGGAGCCAACCAAACTATCAAAATCAAACCAGTCAAGCAGAAAAGGTGGATCTTGCTAAAGAGAAACAACGTCTGTTAGAAAAACTGAATCAAGGAGGTGAGTAGATGGAAAGTGTAGGTCAAACCATGTCTCACATGAACCGTGCGCGTCAATTTAACTATGAGGATTTGGTCGCACAGATCTTGGCAGACCAAGAAGTGGCTGCCTTTATCAAGGACCAGTCTTTGTCTGAACAAGAAATTCGACGTAGTATTTCAAAATTTAATCAATACATTAGTGAACGCAACCGTTTCTTATTGGGAGATCCAGATTATATTGCCAAAGGTTATAAGCCCATCCTCACCATGAATGAAGGCTATGCGGATGTCGCTTATGAGGAAACGCCAGAGTTAATCGAAGCCCAAAAACGAGCTGCGATCAACCAACGTCTCAACTTGATCAATCTCCCTTCAACCTTGAAAGAAGCGAGTCTAGCCAAGGTAGAACTCGATGATAAGGGGCGATTTGAGGCCTTTGAGGAATTAGCCAATTTTGTGGCCAACTATCCAGAATATCAAAAGGGGATCTACCTCTATGGTGATTTTGGAGTAGGAAAGAGCTACATGATGGCAGCCTTGGCTCATGATTTATCCGAAAAACGCCAGGCCTCTACTACCCTACTTCATTTTCCAAGTTTTGCGATCGATGTTAAAAATGCCATCAGTTCAGGCTTGGTCAAAGAAACCGTCGATCAGGTGAAAAAAGCCGAAATTTTAATTCTCGATGATATCGGTGCGGAACAGATGTCAGCCTGGGTGCGAGATGAAATCTTACAAGTGATTTTGCAGCACCGAATGCAGGAAAATCTCCCAACCTTCTTTACTTCTAACTTTAATTTTGAAGAGTTGGAACGTCATTTTGCAGCTTCGCGTAATGGAGATGAAACCTGGCAGGCCAAACGGGTCATGGAGCGCGTGAAATTTTTAGCCAAGGAAATCCATCTGGAAGGAGTCAATCGCCGATGAATGAAACCATCCGTTTAATGAAATCTCATTTTTCTGTTCGCCGTTTTAAGGAAGAAGCCATCAAAGAAGCTGACCTCAAGGAAATTTTATCAGCTGGGCAGATGGCATCAAGTTGGAAAAACTTTCAGTCTTATTCTGTGATTGTGGTCAAAAGCAAGGAAAAGAAAGAAGCTCTATACGACTTGCTTCCTCAAGAAGCAATTCGCCAATCAGCCGTCTTTCTCCTCTTTGTTGGGGATTTAAACCGTGCTGAAAAAGCTGTCAAACTTCATGAGCAGG
The Streptococcus parasanguinis genome window above contains:
- the dnaI gene encoding primosomal protein DnaI encodes the protein MESVGQTMSHMNRARQFNYEDLVAQILADQEVAAFIKDQSLSEQEIRRSISKFNQYISERNRFLLGDPDYIAKGYKPILTMNEGYADVAYEETPELIEAQKRAAINQRLNLINLPSTLKEASLAKVELDDKGRFEAFEELANFVANYPEYQKGIYLYGDFGVGKSYMMAALAHDLSEKRQASTTLLHFPSFAIDVKNAISSGLVKETVDQVKKAEILILDDIGAEQMSAWVRDEILQVILQHRMQENLPTFFTSNFNFEELERHFAASRNGDETWQAKRVMERVKFLAKEIHLEGVNRR
- a CDS encoding DnaD domain protein; the protein is MKPNTPFAFLKNNLLPPAGAALEQYYLPILEVETVTVYRYLLASYDQGEKQYLLAQILNHLNIGFPQLLLAFDRLIAMGLIDLYEEEVGITIQLHAPLEAGEFFSNAVFKRLLEKKIGEKAVEDLLPVRSLGTRRQVSFSQVFGIDAGETTVLPSKKQQFDMEMFKRMMGRDGLRFADEGEATLALFAIAEEQQWTWYETYLLAKETAVDRIVSPKRMKQKLAQANQEQPRMSYSRQEETILREAKAKSSLQFLAEIKKARNATITQSERKTLSKLADLGLLDEVINIILLLTFNKTQSANLNEKYALKVGNDFSYQGVNSAELAILKVRERQEQAKSQGNKGTSPASAKSKHSNVPKWSQPNYQNQTSQAEKVDLAKEKQRLLEKLNQGGE